A genome region from Gadus morhua unplaced genomic scaffold, gadMor3.0, whole genome shotgun sequence includes the following:
- the LOC115538236 gene encoding uncharacterized protein LOC115538236 isoform X1 — translation MHQWRMEFPLRTMLLLSLGALLAREIVTGKDIKMYQTEDLEVIEGDSVTLHCCWTAVNHTQYEVIWLKNEVRILHQPTAVRYDREGCGSALSPVNNGACGCAALTLPNVTRNHTGGYVCKVTMDRPILIQLRGSGTMITVTERRIPNSGTTQENSTIDASLWPRVPVVVSLAIVMAAAFLVTLICFWKLRKREARVIYEVPHGDSEVDGTSTSSSKGSSQWCQVPVYESFDYFERVVESKGSG, via the exons ATGCATCAGTGGAGGATGGAGTTTCCACTGAGGACTATGTTGCTTCTCTCTCTGGGGGCGCTTCTGGCTCGGG AAATTGTTACCGGTAAGGATATAAAGATGTATCAGACAGAAGATTTGGAGGTCATCGAGGGAGACAGCGTCACACTCCATTGTTGCTGGACAGCCGTCAACCACACACAGTATGAAGTGATCTGGTTGAAAAATGAGGTTAGAATTCTCCACCAACCGACAGCCGTGAGGTATGACAGAGAGGGCTGTGGTTCGGCCCTGTCACCTGTGAACAACGGGGCCTGTGGCTGTGCCGCCCTGACCCTTCCCAATGTCACCCGCAACCACACTGGAGGCTACGTCTGCAAGGTGACCATGGATAGGCCCATACTTATTCAGTTAAGGGGAAGCGGCACGATGATCACCGTCACAGAACGACGGATCCCCAACAGCGGCACAACGCAAGAAA ACTCGACTATAGACGCGTCACTGTGGCCCCGGGTCCCCGTCGTTGTTTCACTGGCTATAGTAATGGCCGCTGCGTTCCTCGTCACTCTGATCTGTTTTTGGAAGCTGCGGAAGAGAGAAG CAAGGGTGATCTATGAGGTTCCCCATGGAGACTCTGAGGTGGACGGAACCAGCACCAGCTCGTCCAAAGGGTCCTCCCAGTGG